The genomic segment atacatcagcagtcttgtcagccttaactggtctggctgcctcaacggaattcggagattgcctcatcaagggcacgttcttcttgggacgttggaaagaacgcttctttccattcccacgtggatcaatcttcgtaccagatgaggaacccacataaagaaccaacttctctttcttgatggttgattcaaacgtaacaagcatattcacaaactcctcaagggtcggctccatcttgttcatgttgaagttcaccacaaaaggatcaaatgagctaggcaatgataacatcaacacgtcggtggtcaactccgaaggcaagatcagatccatgccaacgagcttgtccacgagcccaatcaacttcaggcaatgctcatggaccgaggccccatctcgcatgcgcaaagtgatcagctccttgacggtagcatgcttAAGAGGttgtgtttgctcaccaaagagctccttgagatgcaaatgaatgtcaacagcactctttgcatcctcaaaacgcctctgcaactcatcattcatagaagtcagcatataacacctggctatcaagtcatggtcacaccattccttgtaagcctgcaattcctcgggagtgcagtcagtcggagcctcaacagggggcgactcagtcagtgtatatgctaccctttccgaattcaagacgatttttaggtttcttagccaagtgaggtaattaggtccagttaatatgtgtttgtcgagtattacggatatcggattgcgaatcgaagacattgtcaatttgtactgaaaagtaaaaacagataaatgttgatgactattttaaaatatttagtaagatatgaaatttggacttttacttcataaatatttgctcccactgttttgacattttcactaccctctagtgaaaacgggaaactcctttcctcagtaggtacgtaaggtccaattaacgaattatgatcccgaataatatcagccaatcacaattcctaaaaggtagtttccaattgcatcacaatgcaaccatCTACGTAAATTTTTGTCTCACGTtggattaggacccaataatatgacatcgttcatcttcacgtgtcaaaccttacccatcgatgttgaaccttaatggacggtcgccatgagttcccccaataatatgagccgaaatcatgggagttccacgtagttcacatcaccatgtcaatggatgtcacagctttccggcacccaaagctcccccaataatatgagccgagccccgagtacgggtagcattcatcatgcacccattgtcgatggaagacaaggaaattataaacaaatttataattccccttttcgggcttgatattaattttgaatcttattcaaaatgagggtttttaattttgaaaggtctcatcattaattttatttaaaagctcgccatgtttgatcgtatgttttccggattcatgcaactttgttattatcataataataacgcacatactcattatttataacatatcatgcatatattataaacagtaaacaaaacaaggatgatcaatcgtcccaatacaaacggatcgtgtgagctaaacacgggcctaggtccaatcctagggaaatgcacgggatgcaaatgcaactattatataagcttccaatatttacatgtcttcgatcttcataatcatcatggccaccatcttccaatcttgatcatccactatactaatatttacaaataaatatccatggcaaatagggatacatctcatggggtgagaacgagccataaaccaagcacactttataaattgataattattacaatcattcaacacaaaatatcctagcaaattgggcttgggcttttgatcatccttcatgcataatatcacatatcatacaccatcaattaattatcacaataattaattgatccaatattatatatcttgatccaatcactaaccgccacgattataaactaaattaacaaagtatacaaacacctttgtctactttcaaattaatttatttataaccgaatttcttgtaaatcaccatttactataaatatttaaagtccaacttaaaatatttatttcatgagaaaatatttgcaacttttgtaattttaaacttaagggcccaaaaactcatttttcaccaaaaacattttggcccatttaaagttcacaaatatgttaaccatctaatggcccaacaacatcaaggcccatgacactttgattatccaaaacacttttggaaaccctagtcgtcatcaccATCGCCGGAGCTctgtcgccggattccggccaacttaccaaattatttttttttattaaaaacatggggctgttcgggcagaaggggctgccctagctgcccgtttcgggcagcccaagctgcccgaaatgggcagcaacttgctgcccaaaattcCCCCGAAACCGGCCTTGATTCGatgcaaaattttgttctcatgcagttagaaatcgatctcaacataatatcttgtaattgctacacaaaatcgtaaccatagctcggataccacttgaaaggggatcggttacggtgaccggaagcgcaacggaagttaaaaattttgatttttcatgaggaaattttcggccacctcattatttgtgtagcaaatacaataaaacaccaatatcatacatagggtgttgagaaaatcgttacctatcaacctcttgaggttgatgatggcaccaaccaagttgtaaacaacttggctctttaAGGATGacactatcttcaagcttcctttgagcactccttgctcaactattaagcccaccaccaactaggtagatcccctcttaattttcactagaaaattaagaggatttttcaaggagaagaatatttcttcctcaacacttgaagaagaaaagaagagaaaaacttggagagaatcccctcaatatttcggccaagaTGTGTGTGTGGGAGGGGagaagacttttcttgggtgTTGAAAAAGTAGAGACAACATTTGGCATGCCatgccaattttttaataaaaagtattccccaacctttcacctcccaagcatgcatatcaagtgggcttgtaacaattacaaggcccatggacttttatttaaatgtcccaaacatatttgagcccatttatagtttacttgattttactcaagcccactagttaaataattatttccaattgggctctacaaggcccaatgtgatttagttaattcaacacttgaattaatttaattatttggactctactaggtccactagtgtttaattaattcaacacttgaattaatttaatttagtccataataatgtttatgaaaatcacaattttcaaatacattattcatttggccaacttttaatttaggaacacttccataaattaaaattcacattctctcatagaagtcatacttctatttttctttacgcttataaactcatttataagccgttcaacacattgaactaatttctcctttatagaagtcatacttctaattttcgttacgcttataaactcttttataagccgttcaacacattgaactatttctcttatcaacgggatctagaaagctagtacttgtgtggccctcaatggttcattgatacaactagccgtgggttcacatctccatgtgattcggactaaacatgtccttatatgagcataccccaattgctccattcttacttatcaactccttgataacaagaacgtcagaactcaagtctgatagtacccaaccaatcatgttaaacgcctagcagcatcgcttacatgattccctaggtatcaaatgatagtgcctgcaagaaccattcaattatggttagcgtacaatacggtcccttcaactcatatatcccgaccgattcaacaaccattggtttatcgagagttgtcaatgaatcgatactatgtgtcatgtcgtagttgcatcgatggtgtaatctatgaaacccctttcataattaccaccatactctgatcagagatttcaacctacatacacatgataacacataggatatccatacccgaaggtaagcggtgaatccccgactacaatgcatcgaatcctatatgtttcgacagaacacccaaccttgccacctgatgaccccatgagagtcggtaaacaagtcaaagtgtaattctagcacatagagtctcaatgttgtcccgggtcataaggactaatggtgtacaaccataaacttggacttttccactcgataagtgagaaccacttggaaagtcctttatggagggttgttcagtgcactctaccaggagcacctatctgcatgctcagacatcacaatgtcccctaccaatgaaacatggtactcacatcgcagatactagtctcgaactctagcggcctatatcattcttagcggcggctgaatcgactaggaactgtttagaatatacagtattccaaatatgagtttcatgatactcatcaatgagcatctcatattctttctactatttgtatattcaagggctttatctatgcaactagcatgggtatacagataaagatttgccaaaacaataatttcaaatattattaaaataaagattgcttatacatagagtttcattgtgaacactcggccaacacttggctcgacgggcacctactctaacagttaCGTCATTTCTTGGTTGGTTTGAGGCCGACGATCTGTCGAGATGTGATTCTGGTGGTCTCACTTGATTATACTACTACTGTTGCTAAAGCCTTTCGAGCCGAGCAGTCATTGAAGGACATTGAGTGGGAGATGCAGCGCAAGATGAACCATGCCCAGCAATCGATTCAGCAGAATAAGAAACCTTTCACAAGGAATAGCAAGAGACATGGTCAACAGAAACTGAGAACAACGAGGCAGCCACAGAAACCGGGAGCGCCAAAGAGTGATGTAAAGCCTTTGTGCAAGGAATGCAACCGCCGCCATAATGACATGTGTCTATGGTTCTTAGGAAAGTGCTTCAAATGTGGAAAGCAAGGAAATTTCGCCCTGAATTGCCCTATGCTTCAGGCGCCTGTAACTGGTAGGGCATACGTCATTCATGCGGAGGAGGCTGAGCCAGAAACTACACTCATCACAGGAAGGATCTGTCTTGAGGGTGTAGCCACAAATGCCCTGTTAGATTCTGGAGCTACACATTCCTTTTTTTCCCAGTCTTTTGCAAGCCATCTGAAGGTCTCGCCCAAGCAGTTGCGTTTGGGATTTAGAGTTATCGTGCCATCGGGAGAGGAGATGCTATCATGTAGTGTGGTTCGTGATGTTGAGCTTGAGATGCAAGGACACCTCGTTCGAGCTGATCTTATTGTACTTCTTATGCCcgagtttgacattattttgGATATAGATTGGTTggcagcgaatggagcttctaTCAA from the Primulina tabacum isolate GXHZ01 chromosome 8, ASM2559414v2, whole genome shotgun sequence genome contains:
- the LOC142554637 gene encoding uncharacterized protein LOC142554637 codes for the protein MQRKMNHAQQSIQQNKKPFTRNSKRHGQQKLRTTRQPQKPGAPKSDVKPLCKECNRRHNDMCLWFLGKCFKCGKQGNFALNCPMLQAPVTGRAYVIHAEEAEPETTLITGRICLEGVATNALLDSGATHSFFSQSFASHLKVSPKQLRLGFRVIVPSGEEMLSCSVVRDVELEMQGHLVRADLIVLLMPEFDIILDIDWLAANGASINFRRRTGFQAFLASVVSIRDTASQTIEEVEVIKEFPDVFPNDVIGVPQKREVEFSIELMAGTVPISKIPYRLAPTEMKELKNQI